The Streptomyces sp. NBC_00659 genomic interval CCGCTGTACGAGCAGGCGCTGTCCGGCCCCCGCCCGAGCCCGAGCGCCGTTGTGGCCGCCTTCCTGCAGGTCGCCCTGAACCGCATCGCCGACCCGACGGTCCCGGATGGCTGCCTGCTCACGGTGTCGGCAACGCAGTTCCCGGCGCTTGACGCGGAGGGACGGGCGACGGTCCGCGCCATGATCGACGGTTTGCGGGCGATGCTGGAGCAGGCGTTGCTGGCGGCGGGGGCCGGCGAGCAGGAGGCGGCAGAGCTGGCGTTGTGCACGCTGGCGACGAACAAATCCCTGGCAGTGCTGAGCCGCGCCGGCTTCTCGGGCGAAGACCTGGCAACCGTCGCGGCAGCCGCCGCAAAGAATGCCGAGGCTCCGCCGAACCGGTCGGCCGAACCGTCGGGGCCGCGATAGGCGGGAACGACTCCGTCGCCAATGGATCTGTCTTCGAAGCGAAGCGTTCTGCTGTCAGCCAAGTCTGTCTCGCCTCCGACGGCATGAGCGACAGGATCGTCACATGCAGCCGATCTTCGTGCTCGTGCACAGTCCGTCCGTAGGCCCCTCGACCTGGCACCCAGTGGCCGAACACCTGACGACGGCCGGACACCAGGTACGGGTACCGTCCCTGCTGCACATAGGAACCGGCGCTCCGCCCTTCTGGCCCCGCATCGTCGACGCCGTCCGCGACGACCTCCGGCAGCTTCCGGCCGACAGTCCTGTCACGTTGGTGGCACACAGCAACGCGGGCCTGTTTCTCCCGGCGATCCGCTCGGGCCTCGACCATCCGGTGACCAGCTCCGTCTTCGTCGATGCCGCGCTGCCGGCCCGGACCGGACCGACCCCTGTCGCCACAACCGACTTGCTGGAGTTCCTCCGACCGATGGCCGTGAACGGCAGGCTGCCACGCTGGACCGACTGGTGGGACGAGGCAGACGTCGCACCCATGTTCACCGATCCGACGATGCGACAGACAGTCATCGAGGAGCAGCCCGCCCTGCCGCTGTCCTACTACGAGCAGCACATCCCGGTCCCCGACGGCTGGGACGACCACCCCTGCTCCTACCTGCTGTTCGGCCCTCCGTATGACGACCTCGCCGACCAGGCGGGCGAACGCGGCTGGCGTGTGGCACATCTGCCCGGCGCACACCTTCATCAGATCATCGACCCTGCCGGCACAGCCCGTCACCTCGTCGAGCTCGCCGCTACAACTTGATCCACTTCCGATGGACGCCGCAGTCGCTTCGAGGGAAATGTTTCGATCGCACGCAAGGCGGCAGCACACCGCAGGACCACCGAGATGCCCTGAGCAAGAGACCCGGCTCGGTCATCTGATCTGAAAGGTACCGAAACCGTTGGACGCGGCCGTGACGCTCGCCATCCTTGCCTTCTCGGGCGTGCTGTCGATGCTCCTCTTCGCCCTTCGCGGCTTCCTCGATCAGCTCCCCGACGTGTTCGCTTCCGCAGGGCGTGCCAGAGACGCTTGGCGTGCCCTCAAGCAAGCTCGCAGCGAGGAAGTGCAACGTGAAACGCTGCAGCCCGCCCCGCCCCCAGCACGCCAGGACGAGCAGCCACCCGCAGCGGCACAGGCCCGTCGTGGGGTCTCCGCCGCTCTCCCTGGACGCAGAAGACCCCCCGGCGCCCCCGGGTCACTCGGAAGCCTCGCGGGCCCGCCGCTCGCTCTCACGCGCCTCCTGGAGGTGGGCGTCGACGCGTTGTGCCCGTCGGGGCAGCAGCGAGTCCGTGACGCGCTGAAGCGTCTTCGCCAGCGGGTGCTTGTCCTGCCCCTGAGCGGAACCCCGCACGGCGGACGCGGCGTCGCGGTACTCGGCCATGTCGGAGAGCGCCGCGTGCGCGAGCTCGGTCGCCTCGCGGTACAGGTCGCGCGACTTCGTCATCGCGTCGAGGGCCTCGGAGTACGAGGCCACCAGAGCGCGTGCGTGCGTGAGTTCCTCTTCGAGGGTCAGCAGACTCCATTCCTCGCGCAGCGCCGTGAAGGCCGCCGCCGCGTCGTCCGGCAGCGGCCAGGGAAGCGCCGCGAACTGCACGACCTTGTCGAGGAGTTCCGTCGGTTCGGAGCCGTCGAGGAAGACGCTGCGCACCCTGAACGCCTGCTCGTCGAACCCGGTCCGGGCGGGGGTGCCGGACAGGATGACGGCGCCGCCACGCGGAACGGACGTCCCGAGGTCGCCGAGCGCCCAGTTGGCGGCGTGGAACTGCTCGGGCGTGGCCCGGTGTTCCACCACGCGATGCCGCAGCGCGGGCGGCAGCAGCCGGACCAGCGGGAGGCGGCCCTCGGCGTCGGGGGTCATGGCCTCGTGCACGACGACGTTGATGCTCCAGCTGTGCCGCGCGATGTCCTTGAGCAGGCGGCGCAGCGCGGCGTCGTCCTTCGGCAGCGGGTTGATGTCCTGGAGCAGCAGTCCGGCCGCGGCGTCACGGTCCCAGGAGAGGTCGCTGCGCTCGGGCCAGAGCAGGGCGGCGGGGGAGGGCCACCCGGGGTCCCAGGGACGCTCCGCCTCGGCCGCGAGTGTCCAGCGCCGTTCGCCGTCCACCTGCGCACGTCCGTCGGTGGTGAGCCGCGCCCGCACGGTCACATCGCGGTCGACGAACCAGCGCGCCTCGAAGACGTGCCCGTCCGGCGTCGTGTCGTTCTCCTTCTCCAGGAAGTCCTGGATCCTTTCACTGTTCTTCAGTTCCCGCAGGTGCTCCCGGAGAGCCGTCTGCGGGGCGGGACCGGTATGGCGCCCGGCGGCCAGCCAGACCGTTTCCGGGGCGGTGAGACGCTCTGAGGACTTCGGCATGAGTCACTTTGCTGGTGGGGTGAGGTGTGCCCTCCCAGTATGGTCACCTTTGGCCAAGAGCCGGGAGGCGAGGCCCCTTGAGATCACAGACCTCCGCCATCGGGTGACTATGCGAATTTCGTTGACGATTGACCGTATTGGGGTCATCGCGAAGAATTCGAGCGGGCCGTGGGTACGAGAGCGGCCTGCCGGGGCGGCCCGCGCCGCCGGGGTCGCGATGTGCGCGCCGGGGTGCGGTGGCGGTGGGCGTCCGGCCGGCCGAGGGTGCGGACCTGCGAGGACGCGAACCGGGGCGTGAACGGCCGGAGCTCGCCGGCCGGCGGGCGCCGGTAGGGTTGCGGTCGGAGAAGGGGCGGACGCGGATGCGGCAGCGGGTGACCATGAGTGACGTGGCGCGAGCCGCGGGAGTCTCGTCCGCCACCGTCTCGTATGTGCTGAGCGGAAAACGGCCGGTCACGGAGGAAACGCGCAAAGCGGTCGAATCGGCCATCGAGCAGCTCGGCTTCACCCTCAACCCCGTTGCCCGGAGCCTTCGTACGGGCAAGTCCACCATGGTCGCCCTCGTCGTACCGGACATCGCGAACCCCTTCTACGCGCTGCTCGCCCGCTCGATCCAGGACGAGCTGCGCGGCCGGGGCTACCACGTGCTG includes:
- a CDS encoding TetR/AcrR family transcriptional regulator — translated: MAGRKQFDVDEALRRAMHVFWRWGYSEASIDRLTEGTGLGRGSLYGTFGDKSALFRKSLQRYAQTYHPLYEQALSGPRPSPSAVVAAFLQVALNRIADPTVPDGCLLTVSATQFPALDAEGRATVRAMIDGLRAMLEQALLAAGAGEQEAAELALCTLATNKSLAVLSRAGFSGEDLATVAAAAAKNAEAPPNRSAEPSGPR
- a CDS encoding alpha/beta hydrolase — its product is MQPIFVLVHSPSVGPSTWHPVAEHLTTAGHQVRVPSLLHIGTGAPPFWPRIVDAVRDDLRQLPADSPVTLVAHSNAGLFLPAIRSGLDHPVTSSVFVDAALPARTGPTPVATTDLLEFLRPMAVNGRLPRWTDWWDEADVAPMFTDPTMRQTVIEEQPALPLSYYEQHIPVPDGWDDHPCSYLLFGPPYDDLADQAGERGWRVAHLPGAHLHQIIDPAGTARHLVELAATT